A window of the Listeria swaminathanii genome harbors these coding sequences:
- the glyQ gene encoding glycine--tRNA ligase subunit alpha produces MNLQTMIRTLQDYWSEQGCIMLQSYDVEKGAGTMSPYTFLKAIGPEPWKAGYVEPSRRPADGRYGENPNRLFQHHQFQVVMKPSPDNIQELYLGSLEKLGINPLEHDIRFVEDNWENPSLGCAGLGWEVWLDGMEITQFTYFQQVGGLECFPVTSEITYGVERLASYIQDKENVFDLEWTEGISYRDIFFQAEFENSTYAFETSNTEMLLTLFDTYEREATRQMQDGLVFPAYDYVLKCSHTFNLLDARGVVSVTERAQYIGRIRNLARRIAKTFYESREKLGFPLVKEEGGKRHE; encoded by the coding sequence ATGAATTTACAAACAATGATTAGAACGTTACAAGATTATTGGTCCGAGCAAGGTTGTATTATGTTGCAATCGTATGATGTGGAAAAAGGTGCCGGCACAATGAGTCCGTATACTTTCTTAAAAGCAATTGGTCCAGAACCGTGGAAAGCAGGTTATGTGGAGCCTTCTCGTCGTCCAGCTGATGGTCGTTACGGAGAAAATCCAAACAGATTATTCCAACATCACCAATTTCAAGTAGTGATGAAGCCTTCTCCAGACAATATTCAAGAGCTTTATCTTGGTTCTTTAGAAAAATTAGGTATCAATCCGTTAGAGCATGATATCCGCTTTGTAGAAGATAACTGGGAGAATCCTTCGCTTGGTTGCGCTGGACTTGGTTGGGAAGTTTGGTTAGACGGAATGGAAATCACTCAATTCACTTATTTCCAACAAGTAGGTGGCTTAGAATGTTTCCCTGTTACGTCCGAAATCACTTATGGTGTTGAACGTTTAGCAAGCTATATTCAAGATAAAGAAAATGTTTTTGATTTAGAATGGACAGAAGGAATTAGCTACCGCGACATCTTTTTCCAAGCAGAATTCGAAAACTCAACATACGCATTTGAAACATCTAATACTGAAATGCTTTTAACTCTTTTCGACACATATGAAAGAGAAGCAACGCGCCAAATGCAAGACGGACTTGTTTTCCCAGCATATGATTATGTATTGAAATGTTCCCATACATTTAATTTACTAGACGCTCGTGGTGTTGTTTCCGTTACTGAACGCGCGCAGTATATTGGTCGAATCAGAAACTTAGCAAGACGTATTGCGAAAACATTTTATGAATCACGAGAAAAATTAGGCTTCCCATTAGTCAAAGAAGAGGGAGGAAAACGTCATGAGTAA
- the recO gene encoding DNA repair protein RecO, with protein MEKCEGIVIRQTSYRESDKIVRVYTREFGKIGVVARGAKKTKSRLAAVTQLFTNGYFTFFGGNGLGTLQQGEVIESFSSIQQDIFMTAYATYVCELLDKATEERQPNPYLYELTFQILRDIDEGYDPQILTQIYEMKMLPVLGLYPTMDKCAICGETTGHFDFSTSSNGIICHRCFDRDRYRMHLPENVVKLLRLFFIFQLDRLGNIDVKPETKEWLQKAIDTYYDEYSGLYLKSRKFLRDMDKWENMLKKDSDD; from the coding sequence ATGGAAAAATGCGAAGGAATCGTGATACGGCAAACGAGTTACCGTGAATCAGATAAAATTGTCCGAGTGTATACACGTGAATTTGGGAAAATTGGTGTGGTAGCTCGGGGGGCAAAAAAAACCAAAAGCAGGTTAGCCGCAGTAACACAATTATTTACGAATGGCTATTTTACTTTTTTTGGTGGAAACGGTCTTGGTACGCTTCAGCAAGGTGAAGTGATAGAAAGCTTTTCTTCTATTCAACAAGATATTTTTATGACTGCTTATGCGACATATGTGTGCGAGTTGCTCGATAAAGCGACCGAAGAACGGCAACCAAATCCTTACCTCTATGAATTAACATTTCAAATTTTACGAGATATCGATGAAGGTTACGACCCACAAATCCTCACTCAAATTTATGAAATGAAAATGTTGCCAGTTCTTGGACTCTATCCGACAATGGATAAATGTGCCATCTGCGGAGAAACGACTGGGCATTTTGATTTTTCGACAAGCAGCAATGGGATTATTTGCCATCGCTGTTTTGATAGAGATCGTTATCGCATGCATTTACCAGAAAATGTGGTCAAACTCTTGCGGCTGTTCTTCATTTTCCAATTAGATAGATTAGGAAATATCGATGTCAAACCAGAAACAAAAGAATGGCTTCAAAAAGCAATTGATACGTACTACGATGAATATTCTGGTTTGTATTTAAAAAGTCGGAAATTTTTACGCGATATGGATAAATGGGAAAATATGTTAAAAAAAGATAGCGACGATTGA
- a CDS encoding DUF4352 domain-containing protein: protein MDMLLILLISLFTLTFIGVVVGIILLIVRKERWAGIIVTGLSFGLGFCVLLAGLNVATATLFEASNNPFSIYNYDAGEDLYANNFEEDYDEDYYDDYTDVNFGEAVTIENGSTVTISKPELSQKKEGYEIYKVKVKFENTGSDAVMFYSEDVSLYDDTDDDYGQQITEDDFSGEVQPGEAKEITLYYEVFNSGPYDVEYDNYNWTE from the coding sequence ATGGATATGTTACTTATATTACTTATTAGCTTATTTACACTCACATTCATAGGTGTTGTTGTGGGAATTATCTTGCTTATTGTAAGAAAAGAAAGATGGGCAGGAATTATTGTTACTGGCTTATCATTTGGGCTTGGCTTCTGCGTTTTATTAGCTGGGCTAAATGTAGCAACGGCGACATTGTTCGAAGCATCTAACAACCCATTTTCTATTTATAATTATGATGCTGGCGAAGATTTATACGCCAATAATTTCGAGGAAGACTATGACGAAGATTATTATGATGACTACACAGATGTAAACTTTGGTGAAGCAGTTACGATAGAAAATGGTAGCACTGTTACTATTTCTAAACCGGAACTTTCCCAGAAAAAAGAAGGCTATGAAATTTATAAAGTAAAAGTGAAATTTGAAAACACAGGCTCAGATGCCGTAATGTTTTATTCAGAAGATGTATCACTTTATGATGATACCGATGATGATTATGGACAACAAATTACAGAAGATGATTTCTCCGGTGAAGTTCAACCCGGCGAGGCAAAAGAAATAACGCTTTACTATGAAGTATTTAATTCAGGTCCATACGATGTAGAGTATGATAACTACAACTGGACAGAATAA
- the era gene encoding GTPase Era: MSEPFKSGFVAIVGRPNVGKSTLLNHIIGQKIAIMSDKAQTTRNKVQGVYTTDESQIIFIDTPGIHKPKHKLGDFMVKIALNTFQEVDLIYFVIDASTGFGRGDEFIIEKLKNVQTPVFLLINKIDLIAPEDLFKLIEQYRDLMDFEEIIPISALQGNNVPNLLEQTNANLEIGPMYYPKDQITDHPERFIISELIREQVLQLTREEVPHSVAVVIEGIEKNPKTEKLTINATIIVERSTQKGIIIGKQGQMLKQIGMRARKEIESLLGSKVFLEIWVKVQKNWRDKEHYLQDYGFDREEY, encoded by the coding sequence ATGAGCGAACCATTTAAATCAGGATTTGTAGCTATAGTTGGGCGACCTAATGTTGGGAAATCAACTTTATTAAATCATATTATCGGGCAAAAAATTGCTATCATGAGCGATAAAGCCCAAACAACGAGAAATAAAGTACAAGGTGTTTATACAACAGACGAATCACAAATTATCTTTATTGATACACCGGGTATACATAAACCAAAACATAAACTAGGCGATTTCATGGTAAAAATCGCATTAAATACGTTCCAAGAAGTAGACTTAATTTATTTCGTAATCGACGCATCTACTGGATTTGGTCGCGGGGATGAATTTATCATTGAAAAACTTAAAAACGTGCAAACACCCGTCTTTCTATTGATTAATAAAATTGATTTGATTGCTCCAGAAGATTTATTCAAATTAATTGAACAGTACCGCGATTTGATGGATTTTGAAGAAATTATTCCTATCTCTGCGCTTCAAGGGAATAACGTACCGAACTTACTAGAACAAACAAACGCTAATTTAGAAATCGGACCAATGTATTATCCAAAAGATCAAATTACGGATCATCCAGAACGTTTCATTATTTCTGAACTAATTCGGGAACAAGTTTTACAATTAACGCGTGAAGAAGTGCCACATTCGGTTGCAGTTGTAATTGAAGGGATCGAAAAAAATCCTAAAACAGAAAAACTGACAATCAATGCGACAATTATTGTCGAAAGAAGTACGCAAAAGGGGATTATTATCGGTAAACAAGGCCAAATGCTTAAACAAATCGGCATGCGTGCTAGAAAAGAAATCGAAAGTTTACTCGGCTCCAAAGTATTTTTAGAGATTTGGGTAAAAGTTCAAAAAAACTGGCGCGACAAAGAGCATTATTTACAAGATTACGGTTTCGACCGCGAAGAGTATTAA
- a CDS encoding cytidine deaminase: MKENNFISLAKQAREFAYVPYSKFPVGAALVTTDDEVVLGCNIENASFGLTNCAERTAIFKAVSEGKRDFKQLVVVADTDGPVSPCGACRQVISEFCAPDMPVILTNLTGKTATVTVKELLPGAFTSEDML, translated from the coding sequence ATGAAAGAAAATAATTTTATCTCACTCGCTAAACAAGCAAGAGAATTTGCGTATGTTCCTTACTCGAAATTCCCGGTAGGAGCAGCTCTTGTTACAACAGATGATGAGGTCGTACTTGGTTGTAATATCGAAAATGCATCATTTGGCTTAACAAACTGCGCGGAACGAACAGCTATTTTCAAAGCAGTATCAGAAGGGAAACGCGATTTCAAACAATTAGTTGTCGTAGCTGATACAGATGGGCCAGTTTCACCGTGCGGGGCATGCAGACAAGTCATTAGCGAGTTTTGCGCACCAGATATGCCAGTAATTTTAACAAACTTAACAGGAAAAACAGCGACGGTAACAGTCAAAGAACTTTTACCAGGCGCATTCACATCGGAGGATATGTTATGA
- a CDS encoding diacylglycerol kinase family protein, whose product MLMDLKDRKYKRSKNYAESFQHAFTGLKTAFLEERNMRFHTFAALAVVICGFFFHVTKSEWTLLILSIFGVLILEMVNTAIERAVDVATEQYIDEAKKAKDVAAGAVLLAAFVASFIGLIIFIPYFCQMFL is encoded by the coding sequence ATGCTTATGGACTTGAAAGATAGAAAATATAAACGCAGTAAAAACTATGCAGAATCTTTTCAACATGCTTTTACTGGACTTAAAACTGCTTTTTTAGAAGAACGTAATATGCGCTTCCACACATTTGCAGCTCTTGCAGTTGTGATTTGCGGCTTTTTCTTTCACGTCACTAAATCAGAGTGGACCTTGTTAATCCTTTCTATTTTTGGTGTATTAATATTAGAAATGGTTAATACAGCGATTGAACGAGCGGTAGATGTAGCAACAGAACAATATATTGATGAAGCAAAAAAAGCGAAGGATGTAGCTGCTGGTGCGGTATTACTAGCCGCATTTGTTGCAAGTTTTATCGGACTAATTATATTCATACCATACTTTTGCCAGATGTTTTTATAA
- the ybeY gene encoding rRNA maturation RNase YbeY, translated as MTVLEIDLLDETSKLPDEDKELVENILQFAAGYLKIEQGTELSLTFTTNEGIREINREYRDKDQATDVISFALEEMGDGETEIDWGEFDLETPRMLGDIIISTEKAEEQAKDYGHTKARELGFLAVHGLLHLLGYDHMEPDEEKVMFGLQKEVLDAYGLER; from the coding sequence ATGACGGTCTTAGAAATTGATTTACTGGATGAAACAAGTAAGTTACCTGACGAAGATAAAGAACTAGTAGAAAACATTTTGCAATTTGCTGCTGGTTACTTAAAAATCGAACAAGGAACAGAACTTTCACTCACTTTTACAACAAATGAAGGTATTCGTGAAATTAACCGGGAATACCGTGATAAAGATCAAGCAACCGATGTTATTTCCTTTGCGCTTGAAGAAATGGGCGACGGGGAAACAGAAATTGATTGGGGCGAGTTTGACCTTGAAACACCGCGTATGCTTGGCGATATAATTATTTCCACCGAAAAAGCAGAAGAGCAAGCAAAAGATTACGGACATACTAAAGCGAGAGAATTAGGTTTCTTAGCAGTTCATGGATTGCTGCATTTGCTTGGGTATGATCATATGGAGCCTGACGAAGAAAAAGTAATGTTTGGCTTACAAAAAGAAGTGTTGGATGCTTATGGACTTGAAAGATAG
- the pgpH gene encoding cyclic-di-AMP phosphodiesterase PgpH, which translates to MKLAKKWRDWYIESGKKYLFPLLLVCFAVIAYFLVCQMTKPESYNVKLFQVAEKTIRSPQTVEDTEKTKEERTKASDAVEDVYVYNRETGQNRVALIQSLFAYVNEVNAEAEENDTKNKEKAKKENKPDPAPTTTETKLKNLKDKLSSNVSEKITSNVSDEVFTTLIEAKNKDFNIMEDVVTTEVAKTMENKIRDENLNSAKIRARDDIELSAIPSYYKNVSKVLVSYAIVPNETYNEEQTDARRKEASQSVVPVKILQGQVIVQEGQIVDRETYRQLKMLHLLDQKMPVKQYAGFAIFIIALAAILFLYTKKQSQPKAKKMQTMLIFSSVYVVSLFMLLIILFLETQNISNIAFLFPAAFAPMILKILLNEKYAFLSVIFIAVTSLLTFQNDANSGITVFILLSGATSVVALRDYSRRSAIMFSGFMVGLINMIYVLLLLFINNSTLLQVSTLMAIGYAFLGGFGAFILGVGVIPLFETIFGLLTTSRLVELANPNHPLLKKILMKAPGTYHHSMMVANLAEACADKIGANSLLVRVGCFYHDIGKTLRPPYFVENQLQGINPHDRLTPEQSRDIILSHTKDGAEILKENHMPQPIIDIALQHHGTTLLKYFYFKAKENNPDVKEADYRYSGPKPQTKEIAIINISDSVEAAVRSSAEPTMAKITEIIDGIIKDRFLDGQFTECDITIKEIKIIRDTLIATLNGIYHQRIQYPDDKD; encoded by the coding sequence CCTTGTTTGCTTTGCTGTTATAGCGTATTTTCTCGTTTGCCAGATGACGAAACCGGAATCATACAATGTAAAATTATTCCAAGTTGCTGAAAAAACCATTCGTTCGCCTCAAACAGTTGAAGATACTGAGAAAACCAAAGAAGAAAGGACCAAAGCAAGCGATGCTGTAGAAGATGTGTATGTCTACAATCGCGAAACTGGTCAAAACCGAGTAGCCCTCATTCAAAGTTTATTCGCTTACGTGAATGAAGTGAATGCAGAAGCTGAAGAAAACGATACTAAAAATAAAGAAAAAGCCAAAAAAGAGAATAAACCTGATCCGGCGCCTACAACAACCGAAACAAAATTAAAAAATCTAAAAGATAAATTATCAAGTAACGTATCCGAAAAAATAACATCTAATGTATCCGATGAAGTATTCACTACGTTAATCGAAGCAAAAAACAAAGATTTTAATATCATGGAAGACGTGGTGACAACAGAAGTCGCAAAAACCATGGAAAACAAAATCCGTGACGAGAATCTAAACTCCGCCAAAATTAGAGCACGCGATGATATCGAACTATCAGCTATACCATCGTATTACAAAAACGTATCGAAAGTATTAGTTTCTTATGCGATTGTACCTAATGAAACTTACAATGAAGAACAAACAGATGCACGACGAAAAGAAGCTTCCCAATCGGTTGTTCCTGTGAAAATTTTACAAGGACAAGTTATCGTTCAAGAAGGGCAGATTGTTGATAGAGAAACCTATCGCCAGTTAAAAATGCTACATTTACTAGATCAAAAAATGCCTGTAAAACAATATGCTGGTTTTGCTATTTTCATTATTGCTTTGGCAGCGATCCTGTTTCTTTATACCAAAAAGCAATCGCAACCTAAAGCGAAAAAAATGCAGACAATGCTTATTTTTTCCTCGGTATATGTTGTTTCACTGTTTATGTTATTAATTATTTTATTCTTAGAAACGCAAAACATTAGTAATATTGCTTTCTTATTTCCAGCAGCATTCGCTCCGATGATACTTAAAATACTGCTTAACGAGAAATATGCCTTTTTAAGCGTGATTTTTATTGCCGTTACGAGCTTGCTAACGTTCCAAAATGATGCCAATAGTGGTATAACTGTGTTTATTCTACTGAGTGGTGCGACAAGTGTGGTCGCACTGCGTGATTATAGCAGACGTTCCGCGATTATGTTTTCTGGATTTATGGTCGGCTTAATTAATATGATTTACGTTTTACTATTATTATTCATCAATAACAGCACATTATTACAAGTTTCTACGTTAATGGCAATTGGTTATGCCTTCTTAGGTGGATTTGGTGCTTTCATTCTCGGAGTAGGCGTTATTCCGTTATTTGAAACGATTTTCGGTCTATTAACAACGAGCCGTCTAGTCGAATTAGCCAATCCAAACCATCCATTACTGAAAAAAATCCTAATGAAAGCGCCTGGTACGTATCATCACAGCATGATGGTCGCTAATTTAGCAGAAGCATGTGCTGATAAAATTGGCGCAAACAGTTTACTTGTTCGGGTTGGTTGTTTTTATCATGATATTGGAAAAACATTGAGACCACCATATTTTGTAGAAAATCAATTACAAGGAATTAATCCGCACGATAGGCTGACACCAGAGCAAAGTCGTGATATAATTCTCTCGCATACGAAAGATGGCGCGGAGATTTTAAAAGAAAATCATATGCCGCAACCAATTATTGATATCGCACTGCAACATCACGGAACTACTTTGCTTAAATATTTCTACTTTAAAGCCAAAGAGAACAATCCGGATGTAAAAGAAGCAGACTATCGTTACAGTGGGCCAAAACCACAAACGAAAGAAATAGCGATTATCAATATTTCAGACAGTGTGGAAGCTGCCGTTCGTTCGTCAGCAGAACCAACCATGGCAAAAATAACAGAAATTATTGACGGAATCATTAAAGATCGCTTCCTCGATGGGCAGTTTACCGAGTGTGATATTACGATTAAAGAAATTAAAATCATTCGTGACACACTAATCGCCACATTAAATGGAATATATCATCAACGAATTCAATATCCTGATGACAAAGATTGA